The genomic segment CTTCAACAAGATTTGCCTTCTAGCCTGATCATAGAAATCATTCAAGCCTCCGAGAAATTGTATCAACCTCAGTTCAGACAAATGATCTGAACTAATGATCTGCATAGTCCTTAGATATTGGACAATCACAATAGGGAGTAGGAATCACCACGCCATACTCATTTCACAAATTCTTAAGCTTAGTGAAATCAGTAGCTACGTAATCAATTCCTTGTGATAATATGTTAATATCCCTATGCAATTGATATACCCTTGCACGATTCACCTTATCGAATCTTCTTTTTTAGATCTTCCTACACTTCATATGCACTTGTTCCTGTGATTCACCTTATCGTGACGGTGCAAATAAGCAAGACCCTTGAGGATTTGGCGTGCCCAATTCTTAATTGCATGTATATTTACTCGTCTGTATTTGTGTCTATACCTACATCAGGTAAACATGTGTTAGCTAGCCTAGAGCAAGCAATCTAATTAATATCATCagtatatataatgtaataattgtCGGTAATATTATTTACAATGTCtgtatatatataacttaaatttatTCAAGACATGGTATTAACCAAGATATATGTTGTATGATTTGGTGGGTTGTGGATATATTACTCTCTAATGGTGCCAGATGTAAACATTTCAGTAATGAAGTTGAAGGTTCTGCCTTCAACATTGATCCAAGATGCATGGAATTTCATGAGGGATTCATGATCAAGTTCTTTGAGGAGATGGACTTCTGAGTAGAGCCTTTGTAATTCTTCTGGTGACCTAAAGACATCATCGAGTTTCACTTGGTTCCAAGCTACTTCCATTCCTAGTAACTCATCAAATGCTTTGTATAGTGTCTTTGTTGCTCCCTTCCCAAGGATGTCTTTGAACTGCAAAACAAGACATTAATCATAATTACAAGTGGATTAACTAATATATCAATTTCAAGCAAATTATATATGGGTCACTTTAAGCTTGTAATGGTATAATagtataattaaaattaaattctcTAGAACCAAAGGTGAGTACCCTATATTTAATTTTATGCTTGTTTATAAATCTCTAGAAAACTCCTAGAGAACACTGAATCAAGGAAACATATTACGTGACTAAAATTTAATCTCAATTAATTAATATCGCCTATATAAAGCGATCTGTTTTCGTCGTACATGTCTTTACACTACTTCAGGGTTTGTAGTAAGTATTTAATTCGATCTAGAGGTAAAATGTGGAAAACTAAGTAGCATACACTATAGTCAAACATGATTTGCTAGCTTAAGTTaggattttcttttcttttctttttctttttagcttCCAAATGTCAATTGGCCAAAATCCTATACCACACAAGTTCTATTCGTCACctaccaaaactaaaaaaaagatgGAATATTTCATCACGGGAATAACAACTCAAGAGGTCCCCTTGTGTAAAATTAAATGGCAGCTCGGTGTACTAAAGTTATCGCTATATGCGGTGTTTAGGGAAGGGCcctaccacaagggtgtatcatacacagttttaccttacatttctgccagaggctgtttcgacttgaacccgtgacctcttggtcacatgacagcaactttaccagttactccaaggctcccctccCCTtgtgtaaaattaaaaaattaaattaattattctaaAAGTCAACTTGAATCATAATATGCTTCTTAATTACTAATGATGAGGTCCGCCATTTGGTTGTTTTCAACTAACGTTTGCCGGCCTATAGCATGCTATTTCTGAGGATAATCAAATGACAGGAAAACGGCAATTTCTTATGTTGGAATAGGTTGATGCACATTTCAATTATTTCATCggtacctatttttttttttagtagcaTAGTATTAAGCTATTATGCACACTGAAATTTAAGAAGTTCGTAGAAAACTCcccaattgttttttttttaaatcttgatCTAACAcgagaaataaatgaaaaatggtTTGGATATTTTGTTGAGTATCACAAGAGAGTTGTGAGCTTCTAAATCCAATTCCTATTTAAgaaattcaaactcaagaaaATCACATGAAAGAAGAATAGAAGAATGCCCAAAGAGATGgatgatttaaatttaatttatcgaATTGAT from the Capsicum annuum cultivar UCD-10X-F1 chromosome 9, UCD10Xv1.1, whole genome shotgun sequence genome contains:
- the LOC107842676 gene encoding probable serine/threonine-protein kinase WNK5; protein product: MDSSKRYRRFKDILGKGATKTLYKAFDELLGMEVAWNQVKLDDVFRSPEELQRLYSEVHLLKELDHESLMKFHASWINVEGRTFNFITEMFTSGTIREYRHKYRRVNIHAIKNWARQILKGLAYLHRHDKVNHRNKCI